In Victivallis sp. Marseille-Q1083, the genomic stretch GGCCCAAATGACCGCCCGGCTCTGGCAATGGCGCCATGACGAGGCCGAACGGAACGAGTTTATCCTGCTTTTTGATGAATTGCTGGAAGAAGAAAACATCCCGGTTGACGAGCGGCTGCAAGCGGTTGTTCAATTGTGGAATCTGCCGGAACTGGGGCCGGCAATGTTGCAGCAGCTTCTGCCGCTGTGTCAACTGATTGCCGAAGCGGAAGCCGCCCGGGCGCAGGAGATGTTTCTGCTGTTGACCGCTCATATCGGCGAGGACCGGGCCAATTACCTGAAGAATCTTGCTTCGCTGCATATCCTTTATCAGCAATTGCTGCTTCAGGGTGTTTCCTTCGCGGATTTACCGGCGGAGTCGGCGATCGACTGGTGCGTTCAACTGTTGCAACTGAACGATCTGGAAGCGCTGGCCAGCTGGCTGGAACAGTCGCCGGAATTGGCCGGCCAGCCGGCGGTTTTCCTGATGCTGATCCAGGCCGGGCAGGGAAGGCTGGCCATCGATATCTTGAAGAATTGCGAAGAAGAACTGGCGGCGGCACGGCCGCTGGCCAGACAATTCCGTTTTTCCCCGGCATTTTTCCGGCAGTATCAGGCCTTGACCAGCACGCTCTCCAATGAGTCGGAAAAATTATTGTTGGCCTGGGTGTTCTGCCAGGCTTCCAATCAGGACAGTCCGACTTCGCTGCAAACGCCGGCGGAAGCGCCGGGAGGACCTTTTGAATTCTTTCTGCCGCCGGGCATCAACTGGAGCCGGGAAACCCGCTACAGACTCGACCAGCTTCGTGTCCCGGCACTCCGGGCGTTGCGGACCGGCACTTTCGGCAATGCCCGCCTGGAAACGTTGCGCCAGGAATTCTATCCGGCGGCGGAGGCGCAATGACCGACCCGATCGAACAATTCATCCATTTACTGCGACGCGGCCTGAACCGGCGGCTGCTCTGGCGCCGGTTCTGGTATTATTTTGTCGCGGCGCTGGTTGCCATGACGCTCTGGGCTTTCTTCCGGCGGGTGCAGGGGCAGCCGGCCGAAGGGCAGATCTACGGCGGCATTGCCGTCGCCTTCGGCATCTGTTGGGGCGGTCACTGCTGCTTCCGGCGTTACACGCTGCCGATGGCCGCCCGTTACGGCGATGCGTTCTTCCGGTTGCACGACGCTTTGTTGAGCCATTTGGAATTTCGCGGCCGGTCCGGCAGCTTTCAATGCTTGCGTCAACAGCAGACGCTGGAAATCTGTCGCTCATTGTCCGTCAAACAACTGCCGTGGTATCGACCGCGCCGGAGCGTTCCGTTGGCCCTGCTGTTGTTGATCGCCGTGCTTGGCGGCGCCTTGCTGCCGCCGTCGCCCGCCGTCCGGGCGGCAGCAGTCCGGGCGGCGGAACTGCGGGAGGAAACCGGATGGCGGAATGCCGAATTGCGTCGGGAAGTGACGGAGCTGCAGCGGCAGTTGTCCGAAGCGGAACGGGAATTGTTCGAGGATGCCGGCATTGCCGACCTGATCGGGCAATTTACCCCGCAGGGCGATTGGAAGGACGCCTTGCGCCAGTATGGACAACTGGATCAAAAACTGGCGGCGCTGGAATATGATCCGCCGCTGGCGGCCGACCGGCAATTGCTGCAGCAGTTGGCCAAGGCGATGCAGCAGCATGCCGCCGGCAGGCAACTGGGAAAATTATTGTCACAGGAGGAATATGCCGCGGCGGCCGAAGAGCTGGAGGCGTTGCAACTCTCCGGCACGGAGGGGGTAAGCCGTCAGCAAAAGCTGGCGAAACTGCGGGAAATGCTGCAGAGTTATTCCTCCCGCGGCGATCGAAAGTCATCGACCGCGCTGGAACGGGAAGTGGAGGCGCTGCTGCGCCGGTTGGCCGACCGGGACGACGGGGCCATCGACAACCGGCAAATTGACGCTTCGCTGCAGAAGATATCGTCCCGTTTGCAGCAGATGCAGAATATGACTCAACTGTTGGCCAAACTTACCGCCTTGCGCCAGGCGCTCAACCGGGCCCAAAACGGCGTCGGCCAGAATCGGACGGCGCAGGCCGGCCGGAGCCGTCAGCCGGACCGGGATGAGCAGAACGCCAGAGGCGCCGGCAGCGGGGACGGCAACCGGAAATTGTCCGACCGCCAGACCGGGCAGGAAACCGATTTCGGCAATTTCCAGTCGGTGGAAGCCGCTGTTGGCGACGGGGCGGCGGACCGGCGGATTACCGAAACGGCGGCCGGCAGCGGGACTGCCGGCCGGGCGCGGCGGGAATTGGGCACCGCTTACCAGCGTCAATTGGAAAGCTTCATCCGCCGCAGCGATGTGCCGGAAAATCTGAAGACCGATGTAAAAAACTACTTTATTTCAATTCATCAACCCCAAGGCGGAGCAGAAGATGAGTGACAGCGACAGCCAAGCGGCAACCCGGGCGGCAGTGACGGAATTTTCGACTATGTTTCAAACCCTGCAGCGGGAGATCACCAAATTCATCGCCGGCCAGGACGAAGTGGTGGAGCGGCTGCTCATCGCCATCGTCGCCGGCGGCCATGTGTTGCTGGAGGGAGTTCCCGGCCTCGGCAAAACCGCCTTGGTCAGCACTGCCGCCAAGGCGATGAATCTGAACTTCAAACGCATTCAGTTCACCCCGGATCTGCTGCCGGCCGATCTGCTGGGAACCCATATTCTGCTGGAACAGCCTTCCGGCAGGGAATTCGTCTTCCAGCCCGGTCCGATTTTCACCAATCTGCTGCTGGCCGACGAAATCAACCGGGCGACGCCGAAAACCCAGTCGGCGTTGCTGGAAGTAATGCAGGAGAGAACCGTGACGGTCGGCAACCAGACCCACCGGCTGGCTTTGCCCTATTTCGTGTTGGCCACCCAGAATCCGTTGGAGATGGACGGCACTTACCCGCTGCCGGAGGCCCAGCTCGACCGTTTCTTTTTCAAATTGTGCGTCGGTATGCCGCCGATGTCGGCTCTGGCGACCATTCTCGAACGGACTGCCGGAGTGGATGCTCCGGAAATCAATCCGGTGGCCGACGGCAAGGCAATCCTCCGAATGGGCGAAATCGCCCGGCAGGTGCCGATTGCCGATTCGGTGCGGGATTACCTGCTGCGCATCATTCTGGCCACCCATCCGGAACAGTCCGGCGCATCGGCAGCCGTCCGGCAATTCGTCCGGTACGGTGCTTCGATCCGGGCCGCGCAGACGGTTCTGGCCGCCGCCAGAATCAAAGCATTGCTCTCCGGCCGTTATCACGTGGCGCACGAGGATATCGACGCGATGGTCGTGCCGGCGATGCGTCACCGCATCATTCTGAATTTCGAGGGACAGGCGGCGGATATTTCCATCGAGGCGATTCTGCAGGAACTGGTGAAAGCCGAGGCGGGAAAGAATTGAAATGCTGCTGACCGACGCGGAATTCGTCCGGAAACTGGACATGCTGTCGCTGCTGGCGCGCCGGATGGTCAGCGGGCCGTTGAAAGCGGACCGCCGGACCCGACGGGCCGGCTCCGGTTCCACCTTTGCCGATTACAGCGAATATCACAGTGGCGACGATTTTTCCGCCATCGACTGGAATATCTTCGCCCGGCTGGAAACGCTGGTCATCAAGCTTTTCGAACTGGAGGAGGATGCCAGAGTCTATCTGTTGCTGGATTTGAGCCGTTCCATGGCGCGCAAATTGTCTTATGCCCGGCAACTGGCCGCCGCAGTCGGCTACATTGCGCTCAATCGATTGGACTATCTGTCGGTCTTCGGCATGGCCGATCAACTGAAAGTCCTGATGCCGCCCGGCCACGGCCGGGAACGGATCATGCCGTTTTTGAAACTGCTCGAACAGACCGACTGTTTCGGGACGGCCAACGATTTCGACGCTTGTGTCAAAAGTTTGCTGTCGCGCTGCCGGCGGCCCGGCATCTGCCTCCTGCTGTCCGACTTTTTCCTGCCGGGCGGTTATGAACGCGGTTTCGACGCGTTGCGCTGGAGCGGCCATGAAATTTTCTGCCTGGAAATCATCGATCCGGCTGATGAGCGGTGCGAATGGCGCGGCGATATCGAGCTTGAATGCGTCGAAAGCGGTGCGGCCCGGGCCTTGACCATCGGAGCCGCCGAGGCGGCCGCTTTCACCGTCGCCGTACGGCGGTGGCGCGAACAGTTTCATCGCGACTGTAAAAAACGCGGCATCGGCTGGGCGGAAGCGGTCATCACCCTGCCGTTTGAAACGGTTATCCGGGAGCTGTTGAAAAAGCGCGGGGTGGCTTGATGAGTTTTTCTCATCCGTGGTTGTTGAGTCTGGGCGGCCTGATCGTGTTGCTCGGTATTTTTTACTTTCTGAAGGTCCGGCCGGAACGCCATGGCACAGCACTGTTGTTCCTGTGGGAAAGCGTGGTGCCGGACAAAAAATACAGTGCGTTGTTCCGGCGCCTGCGGGATTTGTGGAGTTTTCTGCTGATGGCGTCGGCATTTGCGCTGATTACGCTGGCGCTGGCCGGCCTGCACGGCAACGCCGGCGCCGACCGCCGGGACCTGTTGATGGTTGTCGATTTGAGTCCGTCGATGGCGGTGGAACACGCCGGCGTTTCGCGTCGGGAAGAGGTTCGGCTGGCGCTGGCTGGCATCATCGAAAACCTGGCGGACGGCCAGCGGATGACTTTGGCGGCCGCGTCCGGCGCCAGTTTGACGGTTGTGCAGAATGCAACCGACAACCGCCGGGCGCTGCGCCGGGCGCTGGAATCCCTGTCCGTCGGGGATGAGCCGCTGAAACCGGCTGCGCTGGAATTGCTGCAGTACTGGCGGGCCGCTTTGCCGGATGGCCGGCTCGTCTTGTGGTCGGACGGCGGTTTCACGCGACGGAACGCTTTCGAGTTGCCGGCCGCGCTGGAGTTGGGTAAGGTCGGATGTCCGGTTGATAATGTCGGAATCGTCAATCTGGAGTTGTTGCGGTTGCCGGATGGCGCCTTGCAAAGCTGGGTAGAAATTTTCTCCGGCAATGACCAGCCGGTGGAGTTGGAGCTGGTGATCGCCGAAGGAGCGCCGGAAGCGGAGCGCCAGCGGCTGCATCTCGCCATCCAGCCGGGCGGACAGCGGATTCCGCTGCTGCCGATCCCGGCCGCCCAGGCCGGTCTGTGGTATTATCGTCTCGAATTGCCGGAGCGGGATGCGCTTGCCGCGGACAATGAAGTCGTTGCCGTTTTGCCGGCCGTGCCGCAGTTCGAAGTCGCCTGCCTCGGCAATTCGCCGGCCCTCCGGCGGCTGTTCCGCACCTGGCTGGCCGGCGGCCCGTTCCGGGCTTCCGGCGGGACACCGCAGTTGATAATCGGTTCCGGTTCGGTTGAGCCGGTTGAACATTGCAATCACTATATCGTCTGGGCTCCGGAAGGCGAATCAGCGTGGTGGCAGGAGACGGCCGATGCCGCCGCCGAAACGGCGATTCTGGAAGTGCGCCAGCCGGAACATCCGGCGATGCGCTGGTGCGACATCGACGGGATTGAAGTCGGCGGCGTTCGTCCGCTTCGTCCGCCGGATAACGCATTGGTGTTGGCGGAATCGGCCGACGGACTGCCGCTTATTTATCTGACCGAACAGGCCGGCCGGCGAATTTATGTGCTGAACTTCGATCCGGAATCGGCCGATTTTGCCTTGCGTTTGGCTTTTCCGGTTCTCAATGGCAGCATGGCGATGGAATTGTTGGGAAATCGGCAGTCGCCTGCCGGCCTTTACCGGATTGGCGACCGGTTGCCGGGGACCGGCGGCGTGTTGCAAACGCCGTCCGGCCGGACAATTGCCATCGACGATGCCGGCGTTCGCCTGACCGAAAGCGGTATTTATACGTTGCAGCGCGGCGCTGTTTCCTATCGCTTGGCGGCGGCGTTGCTGGATCGGACCACCAGCGACACTGACAATTCCGCGGTCGTTTCGACGGTTCAGGCGTTGAATGCCGGGCCGTCGCTGTTGCGTTGGCTGTTCGTCGCCGCCCTGTTGCTGTTGGGGGTGGAAGAGTGGCTGTATCACTGGCGGAAAGTGGGGTGAAAAGGTGAATGACTGGTGGATGATCGATAGTTACCGGCCGTTGTGGTGGCTACTGCTTTTGCCGCCGCTGCTGGCGGCCGGATATTGGTCGAGGGTCAATCGTCCCGGCTGGAAAAAATATCTGGCGCTGGCTTTGCGGCTGGCCGGCATGGTTTTATTGATTCTGGCGTTGTGCCGGCCTTATTCCAAAATTTCCGGCCGGAAGACGCACACGGCCTATTGGCTGGATGTTTCCGCCTCGATCGATCCGGAGGCGGTACGGCAGGGGGCCCGGGACATCCTGGCTGATATTGCGGCGCTGCCCGGGAATCATTCCCATCGCATTTATCTGCTGGGTGACGGCTTGAAAGAGATCGACATCGAAGTCTTGCGGCAGCTGGAAAAACAGTTTCCCCAACCGGAAGAGTTGTCGTTCTATGGCGCGACGAAGTTGTCCGAAGCATTGAAAATCGCTCCCGGCCTGTTTCCGGCCGATGCCGGAGCGGAATTGATTCTGCTGTCGGATGGCGTCGCTACCGACGACGGTGCCGGCAAAGCGCTGAAGGCCCGTTTGGCTGGAAAGCTGGCCGTCTATCAGAAAAAGCTGGCGCCATTGGCGGCGGCGGAAGGCGCGATCGTCGATTTCAGCGCCGATCGGGAAACGGCTTACCCCGGCAGTACCGTGCGCTTTCGGGTCAAGTTGGTTGCCAATGCCGATTTGCCGGGAAAAGTCAAATTGATCAATCGGGAAATCGCCATCGCCGAACAGCCGGTTGTCTTGAAGGCCAACCAGCCGGTGACGGT encodes the following:
- a CDS encoding MoxR family ATPase; the protein is MSDSDSQAATRAAVTEFSTMFQTLQREITKFIAGQDEVVERLLIAIVAGGHVLLEGVPGLGKTALVSTAAKAMNLNFKRIQFTPDLLPADLLGTHILLEQPSGREFVFQPGPIFTNLLLADEINRATPKTQSALLEVMQERTVTVGNQTHRLALPYFVLATQNPLEMDGTYPLPEAQLDRFFFKLCVGMPPMSALATILERTAGVDAPEINPVADGKAILRMGEIARQVPIADSVRDYLLRIILATHPEQSGASAAVRQFVRYGASIRAAQTVLAAARIKALLSGRYHVAHEDIDAMVVPAMRHRIILNFEGQAADISIEAILQELVKAEAGKN
- a CDS encoding DUF58 domain-containing protein, coding for MLLTDAEFVRKLDMLSLLARRMVSGPLKADRRTRRAGSGSTFADYSEYHSGDDFSAIDWNIFARLETLVIKLFELEEDARVYLLLDLSRSMARKLSYARQLAAAVGYIALNRLDYLSVFGMADQLKVLMPPGHGRERIMPFLKLLEQTDCFGTANDFDACVKSLLSRCRRPGICLLLSDFFLPGGYERGFDALRWSGHEIFCLEIIDPADERCEWRGDIELECVESGAARALTIGAAEAAAFTVAVRRWREQFHRDCKKRGIGWAEAVITLPFETVIRELLKKRGVA
- a CDS encoding BatA domain-containing protein, encoding MSFSHPWLLSLGGLIVLLGIFYFLKVRPERHGTALLFLWESVVPDKKYSALFRRLRDLWSFLLMASAFALITLALAGLHGNAGADRRDLLMVVDLSPSMAVEHAGVSRREEVRLALAGIIENLADGQRMTLAAASGASLTVVQNATDNRRALRRALESLSVGDEPLKPAALELLQYWRAALPDGRLVLWSDGGFTRRNAFELPAALELGKVGCPVDNVGIVNLELLRLPDGALQSWVEIFSGNDQPVELELVIAEGAPEAERQRLHLAIQPGGQRIPLLPIPAAQAGLWYYRLELPERDALAADNEVVAVLPAVPQFEVACLGNSPALRRLFRTWLAGGPFRASGGTPQLIIGSGSVEPVEHCNHYIVWAPEGESAWWQETADAAAETAILEVRQPEHPAMRWCDIDGIEVGGVRPLRPPDNALVLAESADGLPLIYLTEQAGRRIYVLNFDPESADFALRLAFPVLNGSMAMELLGNRQSPAGLYRIGDRLPGTGGVLQTPSGRTIAIDDAGVRLTESGIYTLQRGAVSYRLAAALLDRTTSDTDNSAVVSTVQALNAGPSLLRWLFVAALLLLGVEEWLYHWRKVG